In the Leptospira sp. WS4.C2 genome, one interval contains:
- the lepA gene encoding translation elongation factor 4 gives MNERQKFTRNFSIIAHVDHGKSTLADRLLEIGLVTDKRTQKNQILDSMDIERERGITIKANNASFDYVAKDGNVYHLNLIDTPGHVDFTYEVSRSLAACEGVLLIVDASQGVEAQTLANLYLAMDLNLRIIPVINKIDLPSADVDKCKLMIEESLGLNPEEAIPISAKTGLNVQEVLEAICYLLPPPVGDVDAPLKALIYDSFFDTYMGVVAKVRLFDGKLRKGETIHMMHIGRQFPVTEVGINRLSMVPCEELQAGDVGYVVAGMKKMGDAKTGDTITIANRQTAEDVKGFKDAKPMVFAGLFPINGEDFDALVDAIEKLKLNDSALTFERENSAALGFGFRVGYLGLLHMEIVQERLEREFNLALITTAPSVKFRIHTTKDEVIEVDNPSKWPDPILIGKSEEPFVKATIIAPESYVGNIMSLVIEKRGIHLDTVYLSKDKLQLTYELPLAELIFEFYDKLKSYTKGYASLDYEEVGYRESKLVRMDILVNAEPVDALSSIVHKSKAEDRGRVIIEKLKDLIPRHQFMIPLQAAIGSKVVARESISALRKNVTAKCYGGDISRKKKLLEKQKEGKKRMKQIGNVEIPQEAFLSILKTGD, from the coding sequence GTGAACGAACGCCAAAAATTCACCCGCAATTTTTCCATTATCGCCCATGTCGACCATGGAAAATCCACTCTGGCGGATCGTTTGCTTGAGATTGGTCTTGTCACGGACAAAAGGACTCAAAAGAACCAAATCCTCGATTCCATGGACATCGAAAGAGAACGTGGGATCACCATCAAGGCCAATAATGCATCTTTTGATTATGTAGCCAAAGATGGAAATGTCTACCACCTGAATTTAATCGATACTCCAGGCCACGTGGACTTTACATACGAAGTGTCCCGTTCTCTTGCCGCTTGTGAAGGGGTTTTACTCATTGTAGATGCAAGCCAAGGTGTGGAAGCCCAAACCTTAGCCAATTTATATCTAGCGATGGATTTAAATCTTCGCATAATTCCTGTTATAAACAAAATTGATCTTCCTTCTGCTGATGTAGATAAATGTAAATTGATGATAGAAGAGTCCCTTGGACTGAATCCCGAAGAAGCGATTCCTATTTCTGCAAAAACAGGACTGAATGTACAAGAAGTATTGGAAGCCATTTGTTATTTACTCCCTCCACCAGTGGGCGATGTGGATGCTCCTCTGAAGGCACTCATTTACGATTCCTTCTTTGATACCTATATGGGTGTGGTTGCCAAAGTGCGTTTGTTTGATGGGAAACTCCGCAAAGGGGAGACGATCCATATGATGCATATTGGCCGTCAGTTTCCAGTCACAGAAGTGGGGATCAACCGCCTATCCATGGTTCCATGCGAAGAATTGCAAGCGGGAGACGTTGGGTATGTCGTCGCAGGTATGAAAAAGATGGGAGATGCCAAAACGGGAGATACCATCACCATTGCCAATAGACAAACCGCCGAAGATGTCAAAGGGTTTAAAGATGCAAAACCTATGGTATTTGCTGGTCTTTTTCCCATTAATGGGGAAGACTTCGATGCGCTCGTGGATGCCATCGAAAAACTAAAGTTAAACGATTCTGCGCTAACGTTTGAAAGAGAAAATTCCGCAGCCCTAGGATTTGGTTTTCGTGTGGGTTACCTCGGCCTTCTTCATATGGAAATTGTCCAGGAGAGACTAGAAAGGGAATTTAATTTAGCCCTCATTACCACAGCACCATCGGTTAAATTTCGCATCCATACCACAAAAGACGAAGTCATTGAAGTGGATAACCCCAGTAAATGGCCAGATCCTATTCTCATTGGAAAATCAGAAGAACCATTTGTCAAAGCAACCATCATTGCACCGGAATCGTATGTAGGAAATATAATGTCTCTTGTGATCGAAAAACGTGGAATCCATCTGGATACTGTTTATCTTTCGAAGGACAAACTCCAACTCACTTACGAACTTCCTCTTGCGGAACTCATCTTTGAATTCTATGACAAACTCAAATCCTATACCAAAGGGTATGCTTCTTTGGATTATGAAGAAGTCGGGTATCGGGAATCTAAACTGGTGCGGATGGACATTCTTGTAAATGCGGAGCCCGTGGATGCCCTTTCCTCCATCGTCCACAAATCCAAAGCAGAAGATCGGGGACGAGTAATCATTGAAAAACTAAAAGACCTCATCCCTCGTCACCAATTTATGATTCCATTGCAAGCAGCAATTGGTTCCAAAGTGGTGGCCCGGGAAAGTATTTCTGCCCTTCGTAAAAACGTGACTGCAAAATGTTATGGTGGAGATATTTCTCGTAAGAAAAAACTTCTTGAGAAACAGAAAGAAGGGAAAAAACGAATGAAACAAATTGGGAATGTGGAAATTCCGCAAGAAGCCTTCCTTTCCATTCTCAAAACCGGAGACTAA
- a CDS encoding YheT family hydrolase, whose amino-acid sequence MTSSNREFKPRRFLEGRHLQTVYNVLFPPDNSLEDEYYSESILIPTNDRSGDILWLEHNPPLSQVRKNASKWNGYYLLLIHGMEGSTESHYMVSAGKEALNRGYGVVRMNLRNCGRGLGLAKKPYNAGQSEDIETVLQYIHKHFTKSIFVSGFSLSANMVVKFFGEKRQHYAKAFSATSPPLDLKRSCDFIDSRAGNFYRDHFLDTMKEKVTSGIYDIPDKIKERVLRSKSFFDFDDFFTAPIAGYANVLEYYNICSGLKYLGGIKIPGLLVHADDDPVVPSEVWHEIRWKSFPLLQTVLTEKGGHVGFISDTSPDNPEGRWLPRILLDFFDSQIK is encoded by the coding sequence TTGACGTCGTCTAACAGAGAGTTTAAACCTAGAAGATTTTTAGAAGGTAGACATTTACAAACTGTCTACAATGTACTTTTTCCTCCAGATAATTCTTTGGAGGATGAGTATTACTCAGAGAGTATCCTCATTCCCACAAACGATCGGTCTGGGGATATCCTTTGGTTAGAACACAATCCTCCCCTATCACAAGTCCGTAAAAATGCATCCAAATGGAACGGTTATTACCTACTTCTCATTCATGGAATGGAAGGGAGTACTGAATCCCATTATATGGTCAGTGCAGGAAAAGAAGCATTGAATCGTGGTTATGGAGTGGTTCGGATGAATTTGCGAAACTGCGGTCGGGGACTTGGACTTGCTAAAAAACCCTACAATGCCGGCCAGTCCGAAGATATAGAAACGGTATTACAATACATTCATAAACATTTTACCAAATCCATTTTTGTCTCAGGGTTCTCTTTATCGGCCAATATGGTGGTAAAGTTTTTTGGGGAAAAAAGACAACATTATGCAAAGGCATTTTCTGCCACCTCTCCACCATTGGATTTGAAACGCAGTTGTGACTTTATTGATTCCCGAGCAGGAAATTTTTACCGGGATCATTTTTTAGATACCATGAAAGAAAAGGTAACTTCTGGGATTTATGATATTCCAGATAAAATCAAAGAACGAGTGCTTCGCAGTAAGTCTTTTTTTGATTTTGATGATTTTTTTACAGCACCCATTGCTGGTTATGCGAATGTTTTAGAATACTACAATATCTGTTCAGGGCTTAAATACTTAGGTGGAATCAAAATTCCAGGCCTACTTGTCCATGCAGATGATGATCCGGTTGTCCCTTCGGAAGTATGGCATGAGATTCGTTGGAAGTCCTTTCCTCTTTTGCAGACTGTACTGACTGAAAAAGGGGGTCACGTGGGATTTATCAGCGACACTTCTCCTGACAATCCAGAAGGAAGATGGCTTCCTCGCATTTTACTCGATTTTTTTGATTCGCAAATCAAATAA
- a CDS encoding septum formation initiator family protein, with the protein MTPTKASLLVTYLCAGLYLGLLSESGIAERMRLEKELQNLNAEVERLVVENQGLEEKERRLKNDAYALEQEARKYYLLSETAHVLKFEEMPSPITQKTKALPASLRTAGLGGEWKEPPLFLLRFFFISFSVFLILGVYFKLKRLPHTSKQERLN; encoded by the coding sequence ATGACACCAACAAAAGCCTCCCTACTCGTAACTTATCTTTGCGCTGGTCTCTATCTTGGACTTTTGTCCGAGTCTGGGATTGCCGAACGTATGCGCCTCGAGAAGGAATTACAAAATCTCAATGCAGAGGTAGAGAGGCTTGTGGTGGAAAACCAAGGGTTGGAAGAAAAAGAACGCCGCCTAAAAAATGATGCTTATGCCCTAGAACAGGAAGCAAGGAAGTACTATCTACTTTCTGAAACGGCTCATGTATTGAAATTCGAAGAAATGCCTTCTCCCATCACGCAAAAAACAAAGGCCCTTCCTGCCTCCCTTCGCACGGCAGGGCTTGGTGGGGAATGGAAAGAACCACCGCTCTTTTTGTTACGTTTCTTTTTTATTTCTTTCAGTGTTTTCCTGATTCTAGGCGTTTACTTCAAGCTGAAACGCTTGCCTCATACGTCTAAACAGGAAAGACTGAATTAA
- the eno gene encoding phosphopyruvate hydratase, which yields MSQKDSIRSVKAREIMDSRGNPTVEVDVTLEDGSFGRAAVPSGASTGEHEAVELRDGDKKRYSGKGVLKAVENVNSKISKSILGLSATNQLLIDGTMISLDGTANKSKLGANALLGVSMATAKAAAVHAGLPLYRYIGGTFSRELPVPMMNIINGGAHADNNIDFQEFMILPVSAPNFREALRMGAEVFHSLKTVLKGKGLNTAVGDEGGFAPNLTSNSEAIEVILTAIEKAGYKPDLDIKIGLDCAASEFYDEKKKKYILKAEKKPEKTAEELIEYYSNLVSKYPIITMEDGLDENDWTGWKKLSEKLGKKIQLVGDDLFVTNIKKLAQGIDKGIGNSILIKVNQIGTLTETLSAIEMAKKAQYTAVVSHRSGETEDATISHIAVATNCGQIKTGSLSRTDRIAKYNELLRIEEELGKNASFSGVNTFYNLR from the coding sequence ATGTCCCAAAAAGATAGCATTCGTTCCGTCAAAGCCCGTGAAATCATGGATTCAAGAGGAAATCCAACCGTTGAAGTGGATGTCACTCTAGAAGACGGTTCCTTTGGTCGTGCGGCGGTTCCCTCTGGTGCGTCTACAGGCGAACATGAAGCGGTAGAACTTCGTGACGGTGATAAAAAAAGATACTCCGGAAAAGGTGTACTGAAGGCCGTAGAAAATGTGAATTCTAAAATTTCTAAATCCATCCTTGGCCTTTCGGCAACAAACCAACTCCTAATCGATGGAACCATGATCTCCCTTGATGGAACAGCCAATAAATCCAAGTTAGGTGCAAATGCACTTCTAGGAGTTTCTATGGCTACAGCGAAAGCAGCAGCAGTCCATGCAGGTCTTCCCCTCTATCGTTATATTGGTGGAACTTTTTCTCGTGAACTACCCGTTCCCATGATGAATATCATCAATGGTGGAGCTCACGCAGATAACAATATCGACTTCCAAGAATTTATGATCCTTCCTGTTTCGGCTCCTAACTTCCGCGAAGCCCTTCGTATGGGTGCTGAAGTGTTCCATAGTTTAAAAACTGTGTTAAAGGGAAAGGGACTCAATACCGCTGTGGGTGACGAAGGTGGATTTGCTCCCAACCTAACAAGTAATAGTGAAGCCATTGAAGTCATCCTCACTGCGATCGAAAAGGCTGGATACAAACCAGATTTAGACATCAAAATTGGTTTGGACTGTGCCGCTTCTGAGTTCTACGATGAGAAGAAAAAGAAATACATCTTAAAAGCTGAGAAAAAACCAGAGAAGACTGCCGAAGAACTTATAGAATACTACTCAAATTTAGTGTCAAAGTATCCGATCATTACTATGGAAGACGGTCTGGATGAAAACGATTGGACAGGCTGGAAAAAACTTTCTGAAAAACTGGGAAAAAAGATCCAACTTGTGGGGGATGATTTGTTCGTAACCAATATCAAAAAACTCGCCCAAGGGATCGATAAAGGGATCGGAAACTCCATCCTTATCAAAGTGAACCAAATTGGAACTCTTACAGAAACCCTCAGTGCCATTGAAATGGCGAAAAAAGCCCAGTATACGGCTGTGGTTTCTCATAGATCGGGAGAAACCGAAGATGCAACCATTTCCCATATTGCTGTGGCTACGAACTGCGGTCAGATCAAAACAGGTTCTTTAAGTAGAACAGACAGGATCGCAAAATACAATGAACTCCTTCGCATCGAAGAAGAACTCGGTAAAAATGCAAGCTTCAGTGGAGTAAACACTTTTTATAACTTAAGGTAA
- a CDS encoding TldD/PmbA family protein, which produces MRNLLKECLAEESGFVELRYHHKESRSFHAERGRVESTALRKRTGVGVRVLEAGTWGFASTSEISKSSIQNAIQIAKKAARLSSALRKDKIPNLPKANFAIGDFIGKGIEDFRTRTVEEKLKLVLDIQNAAAKQSTKLQSVGCGYSEIYEEKAIVTTDGADSFFSMVRPEFRVSAVAKEDGKMESGSHSIGVTGGWDCLFRSQSATEISEEACKTAVDLLSSVLPDGGLSTVILSPSIVGLLVHEAIGHTVEADFVLSGSVAQGKMGQRVGSDLVTLCDSGFSEYYEGAGGTIPVDDEGLLPTNTVIIKNGILTSYLHNRETAERFGVAPTGSARAWEYGDVPLIRMRNTFLVPGDSSLEEMIANTKDGYYLDGAKNGQADATGEFMFAVQKAYRIQNGKITDLLKGVTVSGLAFDVLQNVDMVSKEFKWDLGSGHCGKGQPAKVDAGGPYVRTKVLLGGK; this is translated from the coding sequence ATGCGTAACCTATTAAAAGAATGTTTGGCCGAAGAGTCCGGATTTGTGGAATTAAGATACCACCATAAAGAGAGTCGTTCCTTTCATGCAGAAAGAGGACGAGTGGAGTCCACGGCCCTTCGGAAACGAACAGGAGTTGGGGTTCGTGTTTTGGAAGCAGGCACTTGGGGATTTGCATCGACTAGTGAAATTTCAAAATCATCCATCCAAAATGCCATCCAAATTGCTAAAAAAGCAGCTCGCCTATCCTCTGCTTTGCGAAAAGACAAAATTCCAAACCTTCCCAAAGCCAACTTTGCCATTGGCGATTTTATTGGAAAAGGGATCGAAGACTTTCGCACTCGCACTGTCGAAGAAAAATTAAAACTCGTTCTCGACATTCAAAATGCAGCCGCCAAACAATCGACAAAACTCCAATCTGTGGGTTGTGGGTATTCCGAAATTTATGAAGAAAAAGCCATCGTCACAACAGATGGGGCTGATAGTTTTTTTAGTATGGTACGACCCGAATTTCGAGTCTCTGCGGTTGCCAAAGAAGATGGAAAAATGGAATCGGGATCTCATTCGATTGGAGTGACCGGTGGGTGGGATTGTCTCTTTCGTTCTCAATCGGCTACAGAGATTTCTGAAGAAGCCTGTAAAACTGCCGTGGATTTACTCTCCAGTGTTTTACCGGATGGTGGGCTTTCGACTGTGATCCTTTCCCCGTCCATTGTGGGCCTTCTTGTGCATGAGGCCATTGGCCATACTGTAGAGGCCGATTTTGTTCTCTCTGGCTCTGTTGCCCAAGGGAAAATGGGGCAACGTGTCGGATCCGATCTTGTGACGTTATGCGACTCCGGATTTTCCGAATACTATGAAGGTGCCGGTGGGACCATTCCTGTAGACGATGAGGGCCTTCTTCCCACAAACACTGTCATCATTAAAAACGGAATTTTGACTTCTTATTTGCATAACAGAGAAACCGCAGAACGATTTGGGGTGGCACCGACCGGATCGGCAAGGGCTTGGGAGTATGGAGATGTTCCTCTCATCCGTATGCGAAATACCTTCCTGGTTCCTGGGGATTCCAGCTTGGAAGAAATGATCGCAAACACCAAAGACGGATACTATTTGGATGGGGCTAAAAATGGACAGGCAGATGCCACGGGTGAGTTTATGTTTGCCGTCCAAAAGGCCTACCGAATCCAAAATGGTAAAATCACAGATCTTTTAAAAGGGGTCACAGTATCGGGCCTTGCTTTTGATGTATTACAAAATGTAGATATGGTTTCCAAAGAATTCAAATGGGATTTGGGTTCTGGCCACTGCGGCAAAGGCCAACCGGCAAAAGTCGATGCGGGTGGTCCTTATGTTCGAACCAAAGTATTGCTAGGTGGTAAATAA
- a CDS encoding ClpP family protease — translation MPEEETPDKEISETIQDLISDKNMGKKFLEKRKIFLWGPVTDESSKELTAKLMYLEMADPGKPITFYINSPGGVVTSGLVVYDTMQMISSPVHTVCMGMAASMGSILLIGGKKGNRYIWPNGRVMIHQPSIGGQIQAPATDLLIHAQDIVKTKEKLNQMLADACGKSYEQLVEDTDRDYYMDAEQALAYGIVDKIVNTIDVV, via the coding sequence ATGCCAGAAGAAGAAACACCAGATAAAGAAATCTCCGAAACCATACAAGATCTCATTAGCGACAAAAACATGGGAAAGAAGTTCCTGGAAAAAAGGAAAATCTTTCTCTGGGGTCCTGTCACTGACGAATCCTCCAAGGAACTCACAGCCAAATTGATGTATTTGGAAATGGCAGATCCTGGAAAACCAATTACATTTTATATCAATAGCCCCGGCGGTGTGGTTACCTCTGGTCTTGTTGTCTATGACACCATGCAAATGATCTCCTCACCGGTTCATACGGTTTGTATGGGAATGGCAGCATCTATGGGTTCTATCTTACTCATTGGCGGGAAAAAGGGGAATCGTTACATTTGGCCTAATGGTCGAGTGATGATCCACCAACCTTCCATCGGTGGACAGATCCAAGCTCCCGCAACGGATTTACTCATCCATGCTCAGGACATTGTCAAAACCAAAGAAAAACTCAATCAAATGTTAGCGGATGCTTGTGGCAAATCCTACGAACAATTGGTGGAAGACACCGATCGCGATTATTATATGGACGCCGAACAAGCACTAGCTTACGGAATCGTGGATAAAATCGTAAACACAATTGACGTCGTCTAA